From the Microplitis mediator isolate UGA2020A chromosome 6, iyMicMedi2.1, whole genome shotgun sequence genome, one window contains:
- the LOC130670221 gene encoding uncharacterized protein LOC130670221 isoform X1, whose protein sequence is MNIFLPVENMKSAIMATFYHYGSSDEKPNHDMCPKGEESWCSYQRAEARGELDTFSHDYSPLPSDVLKAIKPIYEDLSNENLLSRCVGGFNQNNNESFNQLVWKICPKTVNTSFTIVQIAAYVAMCIFNEGINSLLVLMNTLGLNCGPNSHRYAERMDAARIKVADKRANDNTREGRLQRRHQQIDILEAAMSAEELLYGPGIDDSV, encoded by the exons atgaatatattccttcctgttgaaaatatgaaatctgctataatggcaaccttttatcactacggctcgagtgatgaaaaaccgaatcatgatatgtgtccaaaaggcgaagaatcttggtgctcttaccagcgcgctgaagcaagaggagagcttgataccttttctcacgattattctcctttaccttctgatgttttaaaagctatcaagcctatatacgaagatcttagtaatgaaaatttactttcaagatgtgtaggtggattcaatcagaataataatgaaagctttaaccaactagtatggaaaatatgcccaaaaacggtaaatactagttttactatcgtacaaatagctgcatacgttgctatgtgtatatttaatgagggtataaattcattattagtcttgatgaatacactaggacttaattgtgggcctaattctcatcggtatgcagaaagaatggatgctgcacgtatcaaagtagcagataagcgcgctaatgataacacccgagaaggtcgattgcaacgtaggcaccagcaaatcgatattttggaagctgctatgtcggctgaagagctattatatggtccaggaatagatgactcagt atga
- the LOC130670221 gene encoding uncharacterized protein LOC130670221 isoform X2 has product MENMPKNVLMNTLGLNCGPNSHRYAERMDAARIKVADKRANDNTREGRLQRRHQQIDILEAAMSAEELLYGPGIDDSV; this is encoded by the exons atggaaaatatgcccaaaaacg tcttgatgaatacactaggacttaattgtgggcctaattctcatcggtatgcagaaagaatggatgctgcacgtatcaaagtagcagataagcgcgctaatgataacacccgagaaggtcgattgcaacgtaggcaccagcaaatcgatattttggaagctgctatgtcggctgaagagctattatatggtccaggaatagatgactcagt atga